The following are from one region of the Sorghum bicolor cultivar BTx623 chromosome 2, Sorghum_bicolor_NCBIv3, whole genome shotgun sequence genome:
- the LOC110432299 gene encoding uncharacterized protein LOC110432299 codes for MGALKERRAAASRSRACEESHPVVSVAHKAIGSIVFVTHTQGNRSGSSPSTVQGHLRVSDVSSTYARPALAPTAADQKKIGFICSQSAVGDADPMGAGDLRLDVGDSRPD; via the exons ATGGGAGCACTTAAAGAGAGA CGCGCCGCGGCCAGTCGTTCCCGCGCGTGCGAGGAAAGCCATCCAGTCGTCTCCGTCGCGCACAAGGCAATCGGCTCGATCGTCTTCGTGACGCACACACAAGGCAATCGATCAGGCTCGTCTCCCTCAACCGTGCAAGGCCATCTGCGCGTCTCTGATGTTTCAAGCACGTACGCACGGCCGGCCTTGGCCCCGACGGCTGCTGATCAG AAGAAGATAGGGTTCATATGTTCGCAGTCCGCTGTTGGTGATGCTGACCCGATGGGAGCAGGAGATCTCCGACTTGATGTAGGAGATAGCCGGCCGGATTAG